TTATTTCACAAAAATTTCTTCAACCAAGTGGCTGACTTCCCCCATGTTTGATGGCAACTTAGATGAAAACGGTGAGTTTAGTGTTTTTAAAATCCTGGATAGCTCCACGGGAGAAATCACAGAGCTGCCCATAACTGGCACGCCCATAACTGCCGAAATTAGTGAAGGAGAATTTGCAAGATTGGGAGAGAATTCATTGCTATTCAATTATGCTTTTTCAGATACTCTTTACCTATTTGAAATTGAAAAATCAACCCCACTGATAAGCCTGGATTTTGGAGCAAGAAAGCCCAGTGCGAAAGATCTGAAAATGGACGGGGAGAAGTTTGAGGCCACAGTTACAAGCCAGCCTTTCGTTATAAATATGGGCAAAATCTGGCATACCGAGGATGTTTCACGCCTTAAAACCTTTGCTCTTGCCAAAAACCCTGAAATGGATATTACGAATATGCGCACTTTCCCAGTTCATGAGGTTTTCATAGATCATAAATCCAAAAGAGCTATAGCTTTCCAGTCACTCGCTGGCTGGTCCAATGGAAATGGCTTTGCCACAGACGGGTATTTCTACGATGTTCTTCGGACTGAGGATTGGATCTATGCACTTGAGAAAGGATCTCTTGGAAAATATGGCGAAGAACTTGAACAAATCATTAACGATTTGGAAGACTTTGAAGACCCCATTCTGATCAAATATCAAGTAAAAATGAATGAATAAGTGATCAACTAACCTAAATACAATAAACCTATACCTATGAAAAAACCCATTTTAACCCTGATAGGCTTTGCGCTACTCTATTCAGCTGGAGCACAAGACATCAAGCCTACTGCCACCGTTGAATACGTGTCTGAAGAACTTTCTGGCATCATAAAAAAAGATGCGAAAGTAGAAGTCATTGCCGAAGGTTTTCAATTTACCGAAGGACCAATTTGGGTGGCAAAGGAGAAAATGCTTTTACTTTCCGATGTCCCAGCCAACACCATCTATAAATGGACTGAAGCCGAAGGAAAAGAAGTTTTTTTAAAACCTGGCGGCTACACCGGCACAACAGAGCGAGGTGGTTTTATGGGATCAAATGGCTTATTACTCACTCCAGACGGAAAACTGTGGATTTGCCAGCATGGAGATAGAAGGATAGCAGAATTGAACACTTCGCTCTCCGATCCAAAACCAGAATACTCAACCGTAGCGGGGGAATACGACGGGAAAAAACTAAACAGCCCGAATGATTTGACTTTGTCCAAAGCAGGCAATTTATACTTTACTGATCCATCTTATGGACTGGCAAGTGATTCAAAAAAGGAAATTGACTATCAGGGTGTTTACAAAATGGATCCAACCGGCAAAGTCACCATGCTACTTGACTCTATCGATCAACCAAATGGAATAGCGATTTTCCCAGATCAGAAAACACTGCTAGTTTCCAATTCTGACCCAGAGAAAAAAAGATGGTATGCTTATGACTTAGCTAAGGATGGCTCAATCACCAGTGGAAGGATTTTTTACGATGCCAGTAATTCCTCAGAACCTGGCTTATGTGACGGGTTTAAAATTGATAAAAAGGGCAATGTATTTGCATCAGGTCCCGGGGGAATCTGGATTTTCAATAAATCAGGGGAAATATTGGGAAAGATCAAGCTGGAAGGCGCGACAGCAGCAAATTGTGCGCTTACTCCTGACGGAAAAACTCTTTTTATAACTGCTGAAAAACATCTACTTCGCATGAAAATGCGATAGGGTCATAATAGAAAAACCCTCCGAAATGAATATATGGAGGGTTTTTTAATTCTATTCTACTAAGCTTCGTTATCCTTATCGCTGATCATCTTCACCCATCACATCATAACCCCGCCATTTGAATTCCTCTGCTAAAGACGATGCTGCAGGCCATGCTATTTGATGCTGTGGACTGGCCACCCATTTCATTCGATTTTCCTCGGTATCAAAAGATATTTGGATTTGATAATTGAATGCGGTTGGCTCAGCTTCTATGCCTTTTGCTTGCTCTTCTGGAAAAAGCCTCAAGAGTTTAGAGCTTAAATATCCGTCTTGAACGGTCATCGCCGGAACGTAAATCGAATGATACATTTTTTCGAAGGCCTCAGCATTTTCCGGCAACACCACAAAGTCCATCTGTAAAGCCATAGCTTTTGGCTCAGAAAGGGCATTCTGGGAAATAGAGTTTTTATCAGCAGAGACTGCAACACCGATTACCAATAATTCAAGATCATCCGAACCTGTATTAGTCAATGTGATCGTTTCTCCTAATAAGCCTGTAAATGCGTCATCAGCTACCACAGGTTTTGTCACCCCTTCAATCGAAAGATTCCCCTTGCCTTTCATGACATAATAAACTTCCTCCACACCTTCCAATCTCCGAGGACCAACTGATTTCCCCACGGGAATTACCAGATGATCCACATTGTTCCAATTGGTTTTAAAGACCTCTGGACCAAAAGCTCTTCGCGCCAATGCTCCATTCCCAACGTAGGGATGATTCTCATCCCGAAGTTTAGCTTGATCAAATTGGTAGGAAACAAAAACAGGTATTTCATCAATATCAGCTCCTTCACGAGTATCACCTAGGTCAAAGGCATCTCCCTGAGCTTTTCTTTCCGAAACAGCATAATTCAACCATTTCAAAGGTTCATCACCGGAATTATAAATAGCATGGGCATCACCTAGTTTGCAGGGCACAGCAACTGGACCTTTCAGGGTAGAAGTACGACCATTCACGGTGAATTCAGCTTCGCCCTCAAGCAAAATGTACATTTCCTCAATAGAATGGTGAAAATGGTGACCTATCCCAGATTTCGCCTGTATCTCTCCAGAGTGGAGATAAAGAAAGTTGGTGGAAAGATCATTTCGCCCAACTAATTGGGTAAAGCCCATTTTTCCAGCACCTTGGTGTACTGCAGATAGCTCCCGGTATTTTGCGGGGTCATTATGAATTACTCGATCTCCAGCATCAGGTTTCTGAGCCCAAGATGCCATCGTGGCAAGAGAAATGGCTAAGGTTAAAATACTTTTCATGTCATTTTAGGTTTAAGAGTTTTAATAGATTTGAAACGATTCTATTCGTCTTTCTATAATTGTTATGCTTTAATCTGGTAGAGAATAAACCACATATCCTTTTGGCAAAGCCCCTGGCCTTTTGGAGAAGTCGTAACTCGAAGGATCAAATCGATTGGAAGCATTAATAACTAAATACTGCTTCCCATTTACGACATACATTCCCGGCTGCCCAGTCGATTCGTTATCAAGCGTAGTTTCCCAAAGGATTTTTCCGTTGTCTGCATCAAATGCATAGACAATACCTCCTTTGCCAGTAGCAAAAACGATGTCCGTAGATGTGATAACCATTCCTTTTCGAATTGTTCCACTTGGAGCACCTGTGGTTTTATCTCCTTTGGAAAAAGCAGAATCCAAGCCGATTGGCTGACGCCACTTCACAGTTCCATTATTAAGATCATAAGCAAAAATGGATGCCCAAGGAGGAGCTGTTAAAGCCTGCCATTCCGTACCGTAGGAGGTAGTGTATCTATCCTCTGGATGGACTACATCGGCTGGATAATCCTCTAGAGGAGCTGCACGCGTGGTATCCTCAGGGATTTTTGCACCTCCCGAGGCAACCACCGGACCAGTGATCTCAGGAGCTTCTGAAGCATTCATCATCCCTCTAAATCGGCTTGGGGACCCGCCCAGGTAGCGGTGCATCGCCAAAATAGTAGCTTCCTCAATATGAACAAAAGCAGGCATTCTGCCTCTTCCTTCGGACAGCAAAGTTTTAAATTCATCATAGGAATACCTGGAACCTACATTGATCAGGGATGGTCCCGCTCCACTTCCTTTCATACCTTCCCCATGGCAAGTCTGACAAGACCCCTCGTAGAGCGTACTTATTTTATTCTTTTCATCATCCGAAAGTACAGGCTCTACAGGAACTACTTTCGAAAGCTTGTAAATCGAAGCATAATCCTGAGCCATGATGTACATGATGCCTTTTTCTGGGTTAGTACCCGTATTCCCATAGCTGGCGCCTCCCAATGCGCCGGGCATAGTGATGGTTTCGTATTTATCGGAAGGAGGAATATATAGTCCTGATTTGGCAGTATCCAATCGCTGATACCATTGTTCCTTTACTTCGTCAGAGAAATAAGGGTTTAAAGTTTCCTTGGTTACCTCATGTCGAGTAAAATCTGGAATCACTGCGGGAATAGGCTGAGTCGCCCAGGATTTTTCACCTGGCATTTCGCTTTTAGGAAAAGGCCTTTCTTCAATTGGAAAGACAGGCTCTCCAGTGTCTCGGTCAAACACAAAAACAAAACCATGCTTGGTAGCTACCGCCACTACATCGATCTCTTTTCCATCCTTATTTATAGTCAATAATTGTGGAGCTGAGGCTAGATCGTAGTCCCAAAGATCATGGTGTACAGTTTGGTAATGCCATATTCGCTTGCCTGTTTTGGCATCTAATGCTACCAGAGAATTTCCAAAAAGCCCAGCTCCCTCACGGTCTGCACCATAGAAATCGTAGGTTGGTGAGCCAACAGGTAAAAATACTATACCCCGTTCTTCATCCACCGTCATTTCACTCCAAACATTGACGGCTCCTACGTACTTATAAGCATCTTTTGGCCA
This genomic window from Algoriphagus sp. TR-M9 contains:
- a CDS encoding 6-bladed beta-propeller — translated: MILRSRINILWLLSFSVIACSPSENNDGLPGVEITESNIVEIDEAISSIEFIPLKNQEDSPVNLNCSVWNLKVTEEFLVYSTICNPEAKIHLFDLRGNYIKSFQRIGNGPEEYQNLQGVDLNQDTLSITVGGGVIKQYSFPDFEFIGTVTLDKNALFIPYFTKISSTKWLTSPMFDGNLDENGEFSVFKILDSSTGEITELPITGTPITAEISEGEFARLGENSLLFNYAFSDTLYLFEIEKSTPLISLDFGARKPSAKDLKMDGEKFEATVTSQPFVINMGKIWHTEDVSRLKTFALAKNPEMDITNMRTFPVHEVFIDHKSKRAIAFQSLAGWSNGNGFATDGYFYDVLRTEDWIYALEKGSLGKYGEELEQIINDLEDFEDPILIKYQVKMNE
- a CDS encoding SMP-30/gluconolactonase/LRE family protein, whose protein sequence is MKKPILTLIGFALLYSAGAQDIKPTATVEYVSEELSGIIKKDAKVEVIAEGFQFTEGPIWVAKEKMLLLSDVPANTIYKWTEAEGKEVFLKPGGYTGTTERGGFMGSNGLLLTPDGKLWICQHGDRRIAELNTSLSDPKPEYSTVAGEYDGKKLNSPNDLTLSKAGNLYFTDPSYGLASDSKKEIDYQGVYKMDPTGKVTMLLDSIDQPNGIAIFPDQKTLLVSNSDPEKKRWYAYDLAKDGSITSGRIFYDASNSSEPGLCDGFKIDKKGNVFASGPGGIWIFNKSGEILGKIKLEGATAANCALTPDGKTLFITAEKHLLRMKMR
- a CDS encoding cupin domain-containing protein yields the protein MKSILTLAISLATMASWAQKPDAGDRVIHNDPAKYRELSAVHQGAGKMGFTQLVGRNDLSTNFLYLHSGEIQAKSGIGHHFHHSIEEMYILLEGEAEFTVNGRTSTLKGPVAVPCKLGDAHAIYNSGDEPLKWLNYAVSERKAQGDAFDLGDTREGADIDEIPVFVSYQFDQAKLRDENHPYVGNGALARRAFGPEVFKTNWNNVDHLVIPVGKSVGPRRLEGVEEVYYVMKGKGNLSIEGVTKPVVADDAFTGLLGETITLTNTGSDDLELLVIGVAVSADKNSISQNALSEPKAMALQMDFVVLPENAEAFEKMYHSIYVPAMTVQDGYLSSKLLRLFPEEQAKGIEAEPTAFNYQIQISFDTEENRMKWVASPQHQIAWPAASSLAEEFKWRGYDVMGEDDQR
- a CDS encoding outer membrane protein assembly factor BamB family protein, with the protein product MKSQKTLSLLTSISLALLLGTNFSCSPDEESEHNTWSHYGGSPDQSKYFEAEQITKENVKQLEIAWNYPTEDNSFSSFSPIIVDTIMYVYGKNNSLIALNAETGREIWIHTDLRGLSRRGINYWESPDKSDKRLVFTLNNSLQEIDALTGQSITDFGTGGYVDLRVGLDRDPTSIRRMQSMMPGVIFGDLVIVGSAPGESFFSPPGYVRAYNVLTGKLEWTFHTIPQPGEFGYDTWPKDAYKYVGAVNVWSEMTVDEERGIVFLPVGSPTYDFYGADREGAGLFGNSLVALDAKTGKRIWHYQTVHHDLWDYDLASAPQLLTINKDGKEIDVVAVATKHGFVFVFDRDTGEPVFPIEERPFPKSEMPGEKSWATQPIPAVIPDFTRHEVTKETLNPYFSDEVKEQWYQRLDTAKSGLYIPPSDKYETITMPGALGGASYGNTGTNPEKGIMYIMAQDYASIYKLSKVVPVEPVLSDDEKNKISTLYEGSCQTCHGEGMKGSGAGPSLINVGSRYSYDEFKTLLSEGRGRMPAFVHIEEATILAMHRYLGGSPSRFRGMMNASEAPEITGPVVASGGAKIPEDTTRAAPLEDYPADVVHPEDRYTTSYGTEWQALTAPPWASIFAYDLNNGTVKWRQPIGLDSAFSKGDKTTGAPSGTIRKGMVITSTDIVFATGKGGIVYAFDADNGKILWETTLDNESTGQPGMYVVNGKQYLVINASNRFDPSSYDFSKRPGALPKGYVVYSLPD